Proteins from a single region of Desulfovibrio sp. X2:
- a CDS encoding PEP-CTERM sorting domain-containing protein (PEP-CTERM proteins occur, often in large numbers, in the proteomes of bacteria that also encode an exosortase, a predicted intramembrane cysteine proteinase. The presence of a PEP-CTERM domain at a protein's C-terminus predicts cleavage within the sorting domain, followed by covalent anchoring to some some component of the (usually Gram-negative) cell surface. Many PEP-CTERM proteins exhibit an unusual sequence composition that includes large numbers of potential glycosylation sites. Expression of one such protein has been shown restore the ability of a bacterium to form floc, a type of biofilm.) — MKKCFYALAVLAAVLLATGAYATTVVSFTDTYVTWPGYSSSISKDVNGIPDLLGGSFTFDNHTLVGISLEYTVSTTSGWSSLKPGDWFFDINNDNVWDYVLHSSNSRSAGSWMAYEVAIPLTDGNPYNNNNYWGTDYIFSSGSGTRQGQPVEARISGSDSKLGWVDYSGFTKPVWNSATHSYSIETAYWDLSGIEKPIVFDAEGGYFGYGFTMTCANDVIYGHGPLPAPEPGTLLLLLGGLPAVAAYRRMRAA; from the coding sequence ATGAAAAAATGCTTCTACGCTCTCGCGGTTCTGGCAGCGGTGCTCCTGGCGACAGGTGCGTACGCCACAACGGTCGTGTCCTTCACGGACACCTACGTGACCTGGCCCGGCTACAGCTCGTCGATCTCCAAGGACGTGAACGGGATTCCCGATCTCCTGGGTGGCAGCTTCACCTTCGACAACCACACCCTGGTGGGCATCTCGCTCGAGTACACCGTGTCCACCACGTCGGGCTGGAGCAGCCTGAAACCGGGCGACTGGTTCTTCGACATCAACAACGACAACGTCTGGGACTACGTCCTGCACAGCAGCAACAGCCGGAGCGCGGGCAGCTGGATGGCCTACGAGGTCGCCATTCCGCTGACTGACGGCAATCCTTACAACAATAACAACTACTGGGGCACGGACTACATCTTCTCCAGCGGCTCCGGCACCCGCCAGGGCCAGCCGGTGGAGGCGAGGATATCCGGGAGCGACAGCAAGCTCGGCTGGGTCGACTACTCGGGTTTCACCAAGCCCGTATGGAACTCCGCCACGCACTCCTATTCCATCGAGACCGCCTACTGGGATCTCTCCGGCATCGAGAAGCCCATCGTCTTCGACGCCGAGGGCGGCTATTTCGGCTACGGCTTCACCATGACCTGCGCCAACGACGTGATCTACGGGCACGGCCCCCTGCCTGCCCCGGAGCCGGGAACCCTGCTCCTGCTGCTGGGCGGCCTGCCCGCGGTGGCCGCGTACAGGCGCATGCGCGCAGCGTAA
- a CDS encoding HDOD domain-containing protein: MATRNPEQDSEAREQIRVLVDSLGALPSPPPVAAKILSSVSTDSELREIAALIAADPSLALKVMRLANSPAYVRMRKAETLEQAIFVLGVGTLRGLVLGAFIRDTLLRDMKADDPFMLSFWKHSLACAVTAQLLAEKLSPAVRDEAFLAGLVHDCGKIALLHLKPAAYEQLIGSARGRGVAYHVLERERFGADHTLVGKWLLEKWELPGRLVDSAWLHHHSPEALGPDFSPRSPLAFVMLADLVARSIMADATVPGLAERIERLAAALEVPPGILDEVQRSVAERYAARAEVFDLDGDAGSFYYEALTRAQATLSETSLSLAAERDELRRAQRILKAAGVLGPRLASAATREQVAGIVAQCFAEIFPSSEGALFLDAQSGAQNGTQGAGRQAGAWGRGRFAQLAPHGGSLTLPSFCSQELAAALARREEPPTGPAPLPGIDHFAAVLHFAGTIYGRLILRQSGGQAGGRQPLLHKREQWGLARISELVAATLNRIETFDRVRRRSEDFSQTLRTLDQVKERGMQTARLASVARLAAGAAREINNPLSVMSARTQILERQEEDPKKKRGLRQVLEQIDRITGVLQSLMDFARPAPPRLETVDVNRLVAACGEILSKKLTGAGIAFSTDLADDLPTIAADTKQMQTLLVNLLVNAQHGLEEKGGGELLVTTAPEAMGREVLITVRDTGAGIAENALAHVFDPFFTTRHAAKAPGLGLSICHGIVRSHGGAIDVSSREGEWTEVRVLLPVSPPTREDGGRLARMPVVVARFKDVLVADPEPRVRELLVEALEQAGHSVDVADTGPAAVSLLAECRYQLAVVDAAMPAAGEVPLLRAVRAAAPEMPVVALTSLSDPDSIEQAMRLGALKCVRKPFKVQGLLHHLKGLLAEHATS, from the coding sequence ATGGCGACGCGAAATCCTGAACAGGACAGCGAGGCGCGGGAACAGATCCGCGTGCTCGTCGACTCGCTCGGCGCGCTGCCGTCGCCGCCTCCCGTGGCCGCCAAGATACTCTCCTCGGTCTCCACGGACAGCGAGCTGCGGGAAATCGCCGCGCTCATCGCCGCCGATCCCTCCCTGGCCCTCAAGGTCATGCGCCTGGCCAACTCGCCCGCCTACGTCCGGATGCGCAAGGCCGAGACCCTGGAGCAGGCCATCTTCGTCCTCGGCGTGGGCACGCTGCGCGGCCTGGTCCTGGGCGCCTTCATCCGCGACACGCTCCTGCGCGACATGAAGGCCGACGACCCCTTCATGCTCTCGTTCTGGAAGCACTCCCTGGCCTGCGCGGTCACGGCCCAGCTGCTGGCGGAGAAGCTCTCGCCCGCGGTCAGGGACGAGGCCTTCCTGGCCGGGCTGGTGCACGACTGCGGCAAGATCGCCCTGCTCCACCTGAAGCCCGCGGCCTACGAGCAGCTCATCGGCTCGGCCCGAGGCCGGGGGGTGGCGTACCACGTACTCGAGCGCGAGCGCTTCGGCGCGGACCACACCCTGGTGGGCAAGTGGCTGCTCGAGAAGTGGGAGCTTCCCGGCCGCCTCGTGGACAGCGCCTGGCTCCACCACCATTCCCCCGAGGCGCTGGGCCCGGACTTTTCGCCGCGCTCGCCCCTGGCCTTCGTCATGCTCGCGGACCTCGTCGCGCGCTCCATCATGGCCGACGCCACCGTGCCCGGACTCGCCGAGCGCATCGAGCGGCTCGCCGCCGCCCTGGAGGTGCCGCCCGGCATCCTGGACGAAGTGCAGCGCTCGGTGGCCGAACGCTACGCCGCGCGCGCCGAGGTCTTCGACCTCGACGGCGACGCCGGAAGCTTCTACTACGAGGCGCTCACGCGCGCCCAGGCCACGCTCTCCGAGACGAGCCTCTCCCTGGCCGCCGAGCGCGACGAGCTCAGGCGCGCCCAGCGCATCCTGAAGGCCGCCGGGGTGCTCGGGCCGCGGCTCGCCTCCGCCGCCACGCGCGAGCAGGTGGCGGGCATCGTGGCGCAGTGCTTCGCCGAGATATTTCCCTCCTCCGAGGGAGCGCTGTTCCTCGACGCGCAAAGCGGGGCGCAGAACGGGACGCAGGGCGCGGGGCGGCAGGCCGGCGCCTGGGGCCGCGGCCGCTTCGCCCAGCTCGCGCCGCACGGCGGCAGCCTCACCCTGCCCTCCTTCTGCAGCCAGGAGCTCGCGGCGGCCCTGGCGCGCCGGGAGGAGCCGCCCACGGGACCCGCCCCGCTGCCGGGCATCGACCATTTCGCCGCGGTGCTCCATTTCGCGGGAACCATCTACGGCAGGCTCATACTACGCCAGTCCGGAGGCCAGGCGGGCGGACGCCAGCCCCTCCTGCACAAGCGCGAGCAGTGGGGCCTGGCCCGCATCTCGGAGTTGGTGGCGGCCACCCTGAACCGCATCGAGACCTTCGATCGCGTTCGTCGGCGCTCCGAGGACTTCTCCCAGACCCTGCGCACCCTGGACCAGGTCAAGGAGCGCGGCATGCAGACCGCGCGGCTGGCCTCGGTGGCCAGGCTCGCGGCCGGCGCGGCGCGGGAGATCAACAATCCCTTGTCCGTGATGTCCGCGCGCACCCAGATCCTGGAGCGCCAGGAGGAAGACCCCAAGAAGAAGCGGGGTCTGCGCCAGGTCCTGGAGCAGATAGACCGCATCACCGGCGTGCTGCAGAGCCTCATGGATTTCGCGCGGCCCGCGCCGCCGCGCCTGGAGACGGTGGACGTCAACCGCCTGGTCGCCGCGTGCGGAGAAATCCTCTCCAAGAAGCTGACCGGCGCCGGAATCGCCTTCTCCACGGACCTGGCCGACGACCTGCCGACCATCGCGGCCGACACGAAACAGATGCAGACGCTGCTCGTGAACCTCCTGGTCAACGCCCAGCACGGTCTGGAAGAAAAGGGCGGCGGGGAGCTCCTGGTGACCACGGCGCCCGAGGCCATGGGCCGCGAGGTGCTGATCACGGTGCGCGACACCGGCGCGGGCATCGCGGAAAACGCCCTGGCGCACGTCTTCGACCCCTTCTTCACCACGCGCCACGCGGCCAAGGCGCCCGGCCTCGGCCTGTCCATCTGCCACGGCATCGTGCGCAGCCACGGCGGAGCCATCGACGTCAGCAGCCGCGAGGGCGAATGGACCGAGGTCCGGGTGCTGCTGCCCGTGTCCCCGCCCACGCGCGAGGACGGAGGGCGCCTCGCCCGCATGCCCGTGGTCGTGGCGCGCTTCAAGGACGTGCTCGTGGCCGATCCCGAGCCGCGCGTGCGCGAGCTCCTGGTCGAGGCGCTGGAGCAGGCGGGCCACTCGGTGGACGTGGCCGACACGGGCCCGGCCGCGGTCTCGCTGCTGGCCGAATGCCGCTACCAGCTCGCCGTCGTGGACGCTGCCATGCCCGCCGCGGGCGAGGTCCCCCTGCTGCGCGCAGTGCGCGCCGCCGCCCCGGAAATGCCCGTGGTGGCCCTGACCAGCCTCTCCGATCCGGACTCCATCGAGCAGGCCATGCGCCTGGGCGCGCTCAAGTGCGTGCGCAAGCCCTTCAAGGTCCAGGGCCTCCTGCACCACCTGAAGGGCCTGCTCGCCGAACACGCCACCTCCTAG